tttacataattctgttgaagcatggttgaaaaacaatgtctgactttcattggttaacatttatagaattttaatttattattacttttgtcagattaaagttatttctgtgaccattgtgactttttctttcattgaccaaagggtaccaacaattttgtccacgtctgtactctGACATTTTCTAGTCCTTGGTGAGACTGCTTCAGACTGTGACATAAAGAATAGGAGAGCCGGGGAAGAGCACAATATAAAGTTGCAAGAAAATATACTCCTTGAGAAAGAATACAAGCATTCactaaaacggacatgtcaggagaggtgacagggttAAGTACAAGAGTATGCCCAAAACTTACCCTGTTCTACGATGGTTCTTgaattttggtaaatatggtgaTTCCCTAAAGATCTTGCAGCCTAGTGTAAATAATTCAAGGGCAGAAAGGCAAGAAATCTCTTATACTTTGTGCCTATGGCTCTTACAGGATCCTGTGCAGCAACAGACTGAGCTGGCCATAAGTCGCCTTGGCACCAGAAAATACCAAGCTCGAGGAGGAAGAGATTATGGCAGGAGTTCAAATGGTTGTCAAGTAGAAAAGGCTAGTTCCAGCAGAGAAACGGCCAGTTCCATTAGCTCCACACCCATGTGTGCCATATGTCTGGATGACTTCTCTGATGGACAGGTAATTATTTCAAAACATTTCCTGAAAGGACCTACTTTTAAAAGCATGTGATTTCACGCATCCTACTGCATTTGCCTTATGTTTTTTGTAGATAGAGCACATAGTGGAAGAGCAATAGATTTctagatttaaagggattctgtcacctcgttttaggttatagagatgcggacatgcactgctagatcgccgctagcatgtccgcaatataccatGCGCATTTCCTTCCCTGAGGcttatgccagcacagggaaggaacactataccggcattgCGTATGCGTGagatcgcgcatcgcgagattacggcactctaACTGTGATCTCGTGCATACGCAGTGCCgatatagtgttccttccctgtgctggcatcagcctcagggaaggaactgcgcatgagcGAGCTCGCGCATCTCGAGATTATGGCACTCTAACTGTGAgctaggaggagattcggagggcgcaggcggtgctgggctccttcacaggggagcgaggctgggcaccaagaaggttagtacagccccttgggcaccttacaaggctcatttacatatctctcaaatcattttttaaactaaataaaagGACACCGatttatgggacaggtatattgcggacatgctagctgcgatctagccgtgcatgtccgcatctctataacctaaaacgaggtgacagaatccctttaatagcagttgccagctgaaagaagCATGTTGTATATAGACAAAACGTGCACCATCCTAGCCTTACAAAAATTCTTCATATTATTTGTGTAAGTGTTGGACTTACAAGAAGCAACGCCTGTGACTTTCTTTTTTGTAGGACTTACGGATTTTACCTTGTAGCCACGAGTACCACCTGAGTTGTGTGGATCCTTGGCTGAGGGAGAATCACACCTGTCCCCTCTGCATGTTTGACATCTTAGGTAAGTGAGCACATATTGTGGGTTGGTGGACTTGCAATGCTGTGGGTGAGGTCATAGCTTTCACCAGTTATTTGTGGGGTCGACGTTAATGCCAAAGTTGGTCTTTTTCTATAAGCCTACCTGTCTCTTCAAAACCGTATCCCTAAAAACAGGTTTGAGCCACATCTAGAAAATGAAACGAGTGCCATGAGCCACCATCAATGCTGAGGCAGTGTCGATAGGTACTTGGAATCCTAGACTTGCCGCACTTAAGCTTTGCTTTTCTTTTTTCATACAGCAGAACCAAACAATTCTTCGCATCCGGCACCTATAAGACCTCCCTCCAACCAACAGTTTTGGAGGAGATATCCAGGAACTGCTCACTTTCAGTATCCTCCTCATCCACATACGACACCATTAATATATCCCCCACTGAACAATAGTATATTTTTGTCCCGCTCCCCATATACTTTTGGTACTGGACATCAGTGGGAAGTTCCGCGTTCTCACCGCCGTACACCAGAGGGACCGAGGGAACTTGGAATTTCTCCACTCTGCCAAGTGTCCAGTGGATATTTGCCTGATGATCCAGGCAGTGATAGCAGCTCTGGTCCTTTTAATGGCTCCTCCAGTGAGAATTGTACAGATGTCAGTCTACGTTGCCTCCAaggatcctcctcctcttcttgccACAGCTCTCAGAGCAACCCAGGAGACTCACCATCTCCAGCACTTGCCTCTATTCAACTACCTCAAAATGATCTCCCAGGATTTAACACTGTTGTGCCTACCCAAAGTTCTTATGCCAGCCATGTTCACTACCACcagcacagacatcaccattacaAACGGCAACATCCCAATTCATCTCACCCCCACAGACCCAAACGGAGACCTCGGCCCTCTAGGGGGGAGGCAAGGATAGACGTTGGGAGTCATAGGGAGCACAGGTCAGCTAATGGCCATAGTGGGGAATCTAGATCTCTTTTGACTCGGAAAGAGCCATGGACTCATTCATCTAGGCAGTACCTTGATTCAAGGATTAGCAGGGAAGCTGTGAGGCACAGCCAGTCCTCACCACAATCGCCATCCCCAACGCATGAGTCAAATGAACCTGAAGCCCCATTGTCTTTGAGAGGACACAGGAGTGAACCTCCAAGTAGAAGTCATCGGAAGAAAAGATCACCTCCCCAGGTGCATCTTTCCTCTTATAGCACCCGCCACTTCAACACAAGCCATGGTGttcagaactgtgaaagagtccatCCACTCTGGACAGATGGAGCCAGACTGCCACATACAAGAGTGAACACACACCGGGAAAACACAGCAATGATGCACTTGTATCACCCTCCTCATCACACTGATCATGACCAAGGTAAGCCACATCACCTAAGGAAAACCTACTAAACCTGTAAGCTCACCTGCTGCTTGGGATTGTTTGAATTATGGATTATGGCGATAAGTAAACCAGACAGAACTCAGTCtgcatttttatatgtttttctcTAGGCGCTGGTACTGAGGAGCTTGAAGCTGTATGTGAACACGCAGTGTAGAACTTCAGGCATTTCAACCATTTGGCAAGACCCACCAGTACAGGCTCCAGTGATGGGGACTCAGTCTCCAGCAGGCTGCTTCCACAACCAAGCTTCCAGATTTTCCCTTAGCCTCTAAGGTCATTTTACACCCGTTTCATCGTCATAGAGTCTGTGCAGCTGCTGACTGAGCCGAGAACATCTGTGCATGTGAGTTTATACTTCCAGCTCATACGCCTAAGGAGAAATCTCTTAAACGTGTGACGGTTTTTCTAAGTATATTCATGTCACTATGAGAGCTGTATACAGTTTAATGGCTATAAAAGTCATGTCAATGTAAAACTGTAAAAGATGTGCTTAAAGAAACATAAGTGTTAGGTATTTACCGGGTTCCTTATAGATTTATTGTATGATTCAAATGATTGATAGCTGGCAGATTTGGGCTGCCTCTATGAAACAGATGTAGTGCTCAGTTGTAGTGTAAATCGAGGAAACACAGATGTggaatgataaaataaaaaaacaggggTCGATGAGTACCTCTTATCCTACTATGTCCTTGCTGTAATAAAAATCATATAGACCTCAAAATGAGCTTGTAGTGGGTTGTGTTTCAGCCAAGCAGACAATCTGatcaagcagagctgcagtgtaaagaagGGACAAATCAGCAATATGCACTAGTAGCGAGACAGGAAGTGGATTTCAGTCTAGCGCAGACTCCTTTTAGACcatacattaaaggggtcgtGCAGTCTTTTGTTAAGTAATGGCCTATCCACTAACTTCCGACAGCGCCCGCATCAATTCGCTATGCTCTGTAGGTCCATATCCAAAAGCCGGCGCTGGAACTACACTGGTGTGATGAGTGCTGTCCAGTACAGGCCTGACCCGTGCAGTGTAGTTCTGGCGCTGACTTCCAGAGACAGAGCTACACAGAACTGCTGTTTGGTGTAGGTGTGAGGTGCTGGACCGATCAGCTAGTAAACAATCACCCAGTGATACTGAGGACAGGCCATTACTAAGATAAGGCTTGATAACTCCTTTAGACACCTCCTGACCTTTCTTTAAAGATGGAGCCTACTCCAGAGAGCAGCAGGCACTATAGCTGCCGGGTTTCTATTTTAAACAGCATACACCCAGGATTAATGCCTGTGATCAGCGATAATGCCAATCACAGACCTTTAATCTGTCACCTGAGAGGCTTTTCCCTGGGAGTGTTCCTGGCACACAAATGGCTTCCCCGCGCTGAGATCCTATGTATGCCCAGTCCACTCCTGTTCCTCTACGTATGCCCAGTCTCATAGTATGTTCCACTGTGCAGACCCCATATGAACCATCCAGCATCTGTGCAGTGGAAATAATGATGGACAGGAAGAAGTGGAACTGGATTACGCTGAGCATGCATAGGATACTTCCAGTAGAATTAAGAGCGCAGACGTGCAATCCCAAATGAACGGGTGGGTGAGGTTAGACATCATATGAACATGCCACTGTTTACAGCTGTGAATAGCAAACAAACAGCAAAACGGGTATCGGGAACAAAGGTAATTTATACATCAGATACATTAAactacatacagtgaggaacataaAATGATATAACCGTGGCCAACCCTTTAAATGAGGAGAGGTCATCTGTTCCAGAGACTTATTTCATGGTTAACGGCTGCAAAAAGTTTCTGTTGCACTGGATTGATTTGAATACACATTGTGTAATGCTGAATTccacctgtggtggcgctgcagggaaacaatACCCCTGGGCAGATTACAACTGATTGCTGGTCCCAGCAGGGGAACACTTTGTGATAAGGGATCCTTTTTAATAGATTGGCATTGTCCAACGCCGAGAATCCTTTTTAATTCTACTTTTATCTCCTAGGGTTTCCTGTGACCTTACAGAGCAATGTTCCTCACCCCAGAAGAGTGCCGGATGCAGCTCTTCACAGACCACCTCTGCCACTTTCAAAACATTGATCCACACATGCCACTCTTCACACCTTTCCAAAGGAGAGTATTTCTGCAAGAAAAAGCTACCCAGGATGTCTCCGTGACTGCATTTGTGAGCCTGACTAGGAGCACACCCTTTTTGGAAATATCCAGTGCATACCAGGCATGGTTTTTACCCAGGACTGAACCAATCCATTTGGAATTGAATGTCTAGATACGGCCAATGGCCAAGTTGCCAATGCAATATAATACTGTATTCTATTGAATTCACTGGACACCAGGTGTTAACAATGATTTTAATTTGCACTTAATAATTCACTTTTCTAATTGTAGACTGAGAGCCGGTTTTGGCCTTCAAACATTACTGAAACCTTATCTGTGATATGGCAGCTGTTGTTTCTGTAGTCTGAGATTCCAGAAATTAGGTACCTAATTGGGTAACTTCACCACAAATGACATTTCTCAGGTACTGCCAGCGAATCTCAGCTCTACATCTCAAGACTAAGAAACTTTTACGTTAAACTCTTTCTGTGCCTCATGTCCCAAAAGAactgattgtaagctcttgtgcctcCTTGATGCCTTGTAAAAAGTGTCTAAAAATATGGTTTGTATATTTGTAAAAGTTTTATATTTATGAGACCTATTGTGGTTCTTTTGAAGAACTAATGAAGCTCATTTTCCTATGGATTTCTGTCTTGCTCTTCATTTGTTGTGAAAAGAAAATAAGGATTGGTACAGAATAATCCAATGAGATTGTCCTTGGCTAAAAATCAAATTTTTGCTTTTCAGTTTCAGCAATTTTGTGACTTTTGCAAACAAAAATTGATTGGCTTTCATGGACGTCACTACCAATCATTCTACTTACCTCAAACCTTTTGCGCAAGCCCTTAAAGTAGAAATCCCGGCAAAATGTTTGTTCTCTGACCTCCTAgaaagtgatgtcatgtgaccaactctcgaTCTCGAACGGACAcatgacaggaagtcagttacgtctctattcattcctatgagactgagagtgaggctcccataggaacacatagagaaactgacttcctgtccacacataagatgctgtgtcagttggagagtctgattgctggtctcaTGACACAGCCGAGAAGCAGAAGGAGGGGATAGCTCAcagatacagtcactggtaagaaaattactatcactacagattacatcatgtacctttctttAAGTTTTAATTCCCTACAGGGCAGTTTCCCAGAGGGCCGCTGGGCAGGTACAAAACAATTCAATGCAATCCACTTTAATGCTagtagcatcaggtacttatacaCCTGACCAATGGCCGCAGTCCTGAATTCAAGTGTATCGCCATCTTCAGGATGGTGATACACCAGTATTTCCTGccgccctgtggtatttggctttgctgagccggtattttgtgctgcactatggtattgcaggccctgcctacttcttttGCCCCGCCTTTTGTTAATTGGGACACTCCTACAACATGggacagcttttattttttatttttttccagggccactttaagttcccagtccattgCTGTGGCTGAGAGTTCTCCAGCATACCCAGATAGTGCCGCGTGCTTattggaccccattgactataataggatgcCACTCCCTGGCATATCAACTGggattcagatggaaaaaaattgttGCATGCAACGGTTTTTGCCCAGCTAAATGGCCGGATCCCTGCcacatcccattatagtcaatggggtctgacaGGCACGTGGCACTATCTGGCTATGCCAAATTTCTTCAATGAATGTGCCTCATACATACAATGTACCCAATATTTGTAAAACCTGCAAAAAGGAAAAATGGACTTGAATAAGGTCTGCTTTATACATACATACAAGTTTGCCTGAATTCTCTATAAATATGTTCTCTCTTTCATGGAGCCAATTAAAGAATTCCTTAGTCACTCAGAGTGGTTCCTAAATGCCAGACCTCCACCAGTCTGATTCCTGTGAAAGACTACACTTGGGCTGCTTTCAAACGGATGTCCGTGTGTAGTCCGTGAAATACGATCCATGTGACAATCACTTGACCCGGATCGGCCGTTGCTTGTCCAACCTGAAGTGATCTATGGTGCTGTAAGTCCCAGCCCAACCATGAGTCTACTGTCCTGTACTCAAATAATGCTGTTAGTACAATACATTAGACCCTGCGGTTAAGCTGGGACTGATAGCATCATAGATCACCATGAATGCAGTGAGTTTGGATTAATGATGAgacgagcagttgtaattacactgcacctccctaccccttcaaacagctgatcagcaggggtgctgggagtaggaccctcgccgatctgatattaaggacctatcctcaggataggtcatcaatattaacccactgcacaacccctttaagttatggcttttggaaggcatgGGGtagaaaacaaaaatggaaaataggCTGTGAtggaaaggggttaaaaagtgtatTCAGAATTGACAGTTGAACATATTACCGAATCATAAGTATAAAAAGAATATATTTAGGGCAACAAAGCCCAATAGGCATCCCTCGTGGTATATGCAAGGGTAGGCACGAAACTTAAAGTggacctggaaaaaaactaaaagtcgcCCCAATGTTTTAAGTGGGTCCAAATTTaacagaaggtgggacaacacaagtagatggggccaatacAAGTTGGCAGGGTCCGTAATACCATAGTGGTGTACAAAATACCATCctaaagaaccaaataccacagtgcaacacaaaataccttCCCAGAAGCTGTCCCTCCATGGTGGCCATCAacagctgccatgttctgtccacctcctccatttgtcTCTAATAAGTATATGGAGCAGGGCGAAATGTGGGTCACAGCACTAAGCCAACCTTACCTTGAGCTTGCTGCCTGGACTTCCCTTAATGATGACCCCTACagttcccccagtagtatgtacctggccagcagcagTGAGGAGGGTTCGGGTGGCCCtgtgggcatcggcccacctggaaaattccctgtagggtttaTGACCAGTCCACCCCTGTTGATGAGTCCCACAAGGAAGGATAATTCATATAATGCATCTGCATTCCCCACGACACTGATCAGATATCAACTCCTATGCTGTGCCCAGCCCTTAAGAACAGAGACATTCCCCCTATATATAAGCGCCCTGGGGCACATTCAgcaaaactgtctaaaagaacAGCGTCGTTTTCATTTTTCAACagcagaatacaaaatgaaagctGTACTCCGATTGGCTGCTGTAGGCAACAAAGGCATTTTTTATTTTGGACATTTTCATAAATCTCCACCCATGGGTATTTCCTACCTTCAAATATCATTGGGTCTGTACACCTTCAGTATATATATGGGAGGGAAGTGAGGTGTATATACCTGTAATTTGTGGCTCTTCGACAAGTATTCCGCCAAGAACAAGGTCTTAGAatatttaatttatttgtttttaggccgggttcacacattGGTCCAGTGAGTGCACGTAGACCTTGTTGTAAATTGTGCCAAAAATTGATGCATCTAGTTATGAGAAAATTCTCTGCACTTAGCTGCACAAGAAGCTGTAGCCTAAatagtaattttatttattttttcaaaaattgcgTCACAATTCTGGCTTAAAATTGTGCCACAAACTAAGCCAAACCAATCGTTGGTTTGGCTTATAGCCATGCACCAGgtttatcatccagcatgagtcactgtgataaatctggtgcatgtcTAGACGGTCTAGGGTTCCACCATCTACAGGCTTAGTAAGTCTGCCCCATTGTGTAAATGTTACGCTGCTGAATCGACCTACATTTTGTTGCTTATTTCACCCATTGCattgtaagggcacatggcattgTCATTTCTGCTGATTTTCATGTGGTGTTCATTGTGCTTCTGCACTAAATCCACgccaaaatctgcatgtgttacttGCGGATTTTCCCCAGATCTCTCTCCTTGCACTGAAAATCCGTACAGTTGACATGCTGCGAATTTCAAGGTCCACACCGCAGGACGGTTTCCATGTGGAAAATTTTTAAACCATGTACATAacctttttattatttcatttacttagctggtactgtagtattacactgtggattttctgcattgtgggggtcacttatcaaactggtgtaaagtagaactggcttagttgtccatatcaaccaatcaaattccacctttcattttagacagctccttcggaaaatgaaaggaggaatcagattggttgctataagaaactaagccagttctactttacaccagtttaataaatgaccccctatgtgcatATACCCTAATGGATGAAATCCGCTCGAACACGTTTCCATTGTACTGTGTTGAAGATAATGCAGCAAATCAGTGTCCTAAATTCTATAAAGAAAAATGCCTGGCAAAAAGACGTGTATACTTACCCTTAACCTAACCCTGGTTCAGTGTGAAGTCAAGGACCACATTTGAGACCCCTTCCCCCACACTAT
This is a stretch of genomic DNA from Bufo gargarizans isolate SCDJY-AF-19 chromosome 3, ASM1485885v1, whole genome shotgun sequence. It encodes these proteins:
- the RNF43 gene encoding E3 ubiquitin-protein ligase RNF43 — encoded protein: MPAAGCSMSRARLQLAPHWLLLLVTLQARLALTELEHKQKALVKVFPLRMESPNFTVVGEFAKVADAGNAEGWLFQFHPLSLCNASDDEPPKLGFISIVKLESPERSPQPCLPLASKVQLAGKRGSRAVIFDISDDEGAEYQLQQPAAQNPPVVLVRGRDAERLMSLVHNNTEALVRIEVPEPLKQVVHDIWILATLVATLSIIFIFAAFRVCCKPAPAQDPVQQQTELAISRLGTRKYQARGGRDYGRSSNGCQVEKASSSRETASSISSTPMCAICLDDFSDGQDLRILPCSHEYHLSCVDPWLRENHTCPLCMFDILAEPNNSSHPAPIRPPSNQQFWRRYPGTAHFQYPPHPHTTPLIYPPLNNSIFLSRSPYTFGTGHQWEVPRSHRRTPEGPRELGISPLCQVSSGYLPDDPGSDSSSGPFNGSSSENCTDVSLRCLQGSSSSSCHSSQSNPGDSPSPALASIQLPQNDLPGFNTVVPTQSSYASHVHYHQHRHHHYKRQHPNSSHPHRPKRRPRPSRGEARIDVGSHREHRSANGHSGESRSLLTRKEPWTHSSRQYLDSRISREAVRHSQSSPQSPSPTHESNEPEAPLSLRGHRSEPPSRSHRKKRSPPQVHLSSYSTRHFNTSHGVQNCERVHPLWTDGARLPHTRVNTHRENTAMMHLYHPPHHTDHDQGAGTEELEAVCEHAV